The following is a genomic window from Afipia sp. P52-10.
ATCGTCTCAAGCTTGCTCAAAGCAAATCGCATCGAAGCGCGTTCCTACGGCCTTCTGTCTGGGTAGTCATCAGCTTTTCCCAGGTCAACCCCAAGGTCGGCAAACCAGACGATATTGCTACACTATCCATGCCGAATGTAAGGCGGGTGCGGCACCAAGGCGTTCCCTTGCAGCGCAACTGCCAATCATTCGCTATAAGCGGCCATCCTGCGCTCCAGCAGCAAGAAGAACGAAAGAACAGGAGAGCTCCCATGCGTCCGTTCGAAGGCATTCGAGTCATCGACGCCACTCACGTCCTGGCCGGTCCGTTCGCCACCTATCAACTGGCCTTGTTCGGCGCCGACGTCATCAAGATCGAAGACCCGAACGAGCCGGACCAAAGCCGCATGAGCGGCAGCGACCGGCAGCTCAACCGCGAGGGCATGGGCGTCTACTATCTGTCGCAAGCATCGAACAAGCGGTCCGTTACATTGAACCTGAAAACCGAACAGGGGCGCGAGGTGTTCAAGCGTCTGATCGCGACCGCAGACGTTCTGGTCGAGAATTACCGCCCCGGCGCCTTCGCTGCGCTCGGGCTTGGGTATGACGATCTCATCGCCATTCAACCGAAGCTGATCTACTGCTCGATCTCCGCCTTCGGACACAGCGGGCCGCGCGGCAATCAGACCGCCTATGACTTCGTGATCCAGGCGACCACCGGGCTGATGGCGATGACCGGAACCCGCGAGACCAATCCGATCAAGATCGGTGCCCCGGCGATCGACTATGCGACCGGCACGATGGCCGCATTCGCTCTGTCCAGCGCCCTGTTCCAACGTGAACGCACCCAGCAAGGCCAGCATATCGATCTGGCGATGAACGATGTCGCATTGATGCTGGCAGCCTCGCATGTCACCGGCTACCTGCGTACCGGTCAGCCGCCGCAACCGAACGGCAATAGCCATCCGCACGCGACCAACTGCTGCTTCGAGACCAAAGACGGGCTCTTGATGCTCGGCGCCAGCAATCTGCGGCAGCAGCGGCGGCTCTGGCAGCTTCTGGGACGGCCGGAGATGGCCAAGGACAACAACGACCAGCGGCACGACGACAAGCCTCGCGAAATGGCGGAGCTTGCCGACATCCTCCGCACGCGAACCGCAGACGAGTGGGAGGCGTTTCTGCAGGCCAATCACGTCCCTGCCGCCCGCGTGCGCGCCCTTCCCGAGGCATTATCCGATCCGCAGATCGGCAGCCGGCCATTCCTGCACCGGCACAACAATGTCCCGGGCGTAGCGGGAGAATTCACGGTCCCCGCCGCGGCATTCAAGCTGGCCCACGGCGCAGCGGAGATCACCTCGCCGCCTCCGACACTGGGTGCGGACACGGACGCCGTCCTGCAGGAGCTCGGATACGACGCCGCCGCAATCGCCCGGCTGCGGCAGGCCAAAGCGCTCTAAGCTGTTCAGAGGCCCTTCACTCCTCGCCCCTCTCAAGTCAGGTTTTTTAAGGAGCAAAAACATGACGCCGCGAACTCGGCTGAATTCGCGGCGTCATTGGTCCAGTGCGGTCTGGGTTGACCAACGCGGTCTTGCTACTGAAGCTCGACGCCCGCAGCCTTGATGATCTCGGCCCACTTGGCTTTTTCCGAAGCCAGGTGCTTGCCGAAATCCTCTGGCGACCCACCCGCGACGATGGCGCCCTGCGGCTCAAGCTGCTTCTTCACCTCCGCGGTCTTGAGCGCGTCGTTCACGGCCTGATTCAGTTTAGCGATGATGGCCGGCGGCGTTTTCAGCGGCGCAACGAGGCCATACCAGTTGTCGGCATTGACGCCCGGAACACCCTGCTCCGTGAAGGTCGGTACGTCCGGCAGCGCCGGCGCGCGGCTTTCGCTGGCGATCCCGATCGGCTTCAGAACGCCGGCCTGCACATGCGGCAGCAGCACCGGGATATCGGCAAACATCATCTGCACCTGATTGCCCAGCAGATCGGTGACCGCGGGTGCTGCCCCCCGATAAGGAATGTGCACGATATTAATGCCCGCCTTGATCTTGTAGAGTTCGGCTGCCAGATGCGTCGTCCCGCCGGTGCCGGTGGAGGCGAAGTTGATCTTGCCCGGTGAAGCCTTAGCCAAGGCGACGAGTTCGGCCGAATTCTTCGCCGGAACATTCGATGCGACGACGGCGATCTCAGGCACACGCACCACGAGGACGATTGGCGCGAGATCCTTGGTCGCGTCGTAAGGTACGGTCTTCAGCAGGCTGGAACTGATCGCGAGCGGCCCGGCGCTGCCGATCCCGATCGTGTACCCATCGGGCTCCGCTTTCGCGACCGCATCGATGCCGGTCACCCCACCTACACCGCTTCGGTTGTCGAGAATGACAGGCTGCCCCAGCACCTCCTGCATCCGTTGGCTGATCGCGCGGGCAAAGATATCCGCGGGTCCCCCCGGCCGGGAACGGCACGATCATCTTGATGGGCCGTGTCGGATAATCCTGCGCGAACACCGCGTTCGTCCACAACGCCGCCGAGGCGGCGAGCAGAATAGAAAACACTCGTCGGAACATTTCTTGATCTCCCTATGACTCGCCCTGACCCGACCGTCGAAGCGATTTCCAACGACCCTATCGACGCGGTCGAACGATTTCAAATCATTCGACTATTTTCGATTTCGGAGACGCGAATGCGCCCGGACGGCGGAACGAAGACGGGAGTTGTTCAATGACCGGCAGCGGGTTGACCACGCGAAAGTCTGCTCGCGCCGCGCGGACATCGAACGGCCGGCTCGCGCAACAACTGTTTTGCCAGGCGAAACTGCCGGGGAAATTTGCGTACCGCAATGCGCCAAAGGGGACTTGTCGTTTACACCGGTTGGCATCAATGTCCCGCCACGAAAGCCCGGGATTTGCCAGTCGTCTGACCGCAACATTTTGTCGCTTCGGCCAAATCGGATCGAATTGTCAGCCC
Proteins encoded in this region:
- a CDS encoding tripartite tricarboxylate transporter substrate binding protein, translating into MLGQPVILDNRSGVGGVTGIDAVAKAEPDGYTIGIGSAGPLAISSSLLKTVPYDATKDLAPIVLVVRVPEIAVVASNVPAKNSAELVALAKASPGKINFASTGTGGTTHLAAELYKIKAGINIVHIPYRGAAPAVTDLLGNQVQMMFADIPVLLPHVQAGVLKPIGIASESRAPALPDVPTFTEQGVPGVNADNWYGLVAPLKTPPAIIAKLNQAVNDALKTAEVKKQLEPQGAIVAGGSPEDFGKHLASEKAKWAEIIKAAGVELQ
- a CDS encoding CaiB/BaiF CoA-transferase family protein; this translates as MRPFEGIRVIDATHVLAGPFATYQLALFGADVIKIEDPNEPDQSRMSGSDRQLNREGMGVYYLSQASNKRSVTLNLKTEQGREVFKRLIATADVLVENYRPGAFAALGLGYDDLIAIQPKLIYCSISAFGHSGPRGNQTAYDFVIQATTGLMAMTGTRETNPIKIGAPAIDYATGTMAAFALSSALFQRERTQQGQHIDLAMNDVALMLAASHVTGYLRTGQPPQPNGNSHPHATNCCFETKDGLLMLGASNLRQQRRLWQLLGRPEMAKDNNDQRHDDKPREMAELADILRTRTADEWEAFLQANHVPAARVRALPEALSDPQIGSRPFLHRHNNVPGVAGEFTVPAAAFKLAHGAAEITSPPPTLGADTDAVLQELGYDAAAIARLRQAKAL